The proteins below come from a single Chryseobacterium bernardetii genomic window:
- a CDS encoding PA3715 family protein produces the protein MKRSIFLFTLMMSLFSGFISAQDIDSIRLTHILKSLKIDKTKIREELCVEKKMPNAEDSYIAVIPVVVNQDQEDYVFTVQNYILITDINGNIKNKYLDPTELNSDAVYLRSFAIDTGLYNISAGIRAFGVKADFVGNSKPNPYASGTISMYYAEGKTLKKILDQFELDSSRGEWDTRCNGEFEDNHSYIMMDSSKTNNFTDLKIKTVSVTIINEEIKEECNTKETSKTTYKTLKFKNGKYQ, from the coding sequence ATGAAAAGAAGTATATTTCTGTTTACCCTGATGATGAGCCTGTTTTCCGGATTTATATCCGCTCAGGATATTGACAGTATCAGATTAACTCATATTCTGAAAAGCCTGAAGATTGATAAAACAAAGATAAGAGAGGAACTCTGCGTGGAAAAGAAAATGCCCAATGCGGAAGATTCTTATATTGCGGTTATCCCTGTGGTTGTAAATCAGGATCAGGAAGATTATGTTTTTACCGTTCAGAACTATATTCTCATTACAGATATCAATGGAAACATCAAGAATAAATATTTAGACCCAACAGAACTGAATTCTGATGCTGTTTATCTGAGAAGTTTTGCCATTGATACCGGATTGTACAATATCAGTGCGGGCATCAGGGCATTCGGAGTAAAGGCAGATTTCGTAGGAAACAGTAAGCCCAATCCTTATGCTTCGGGTACAATCTCAATGTATTACGCAGAAGGGAAAACCCTTAAAAAAATTCTTGACCAGTTTGAACTGGATTCTTCAAGAGGTGAGTGGGATACCCGTTGTAACGGGGAGTTCGAAGACAACCATTCCTATATTATGATGGATTCTTCCAAAACCAATAATTTTACTGATCTTAAAATAAAGACCGTCTCTGTAACCATAATAAACGAAGAAATAAAAGAGGAATGTAATACTAAAGAAACCTCAAAGACAACTTATAAGACATTGAAGTTTAAAAACGGGAAATACCAATAG
- a CDS encoding LytR/AlgR family response regulator transcription factor → MKIKAVIVDDELIAREVLRSYLTKYCPQVEILGEAENIKEAVPLIAEKQPQLVFLDVEMPFGNAFDVLEATKEFSYETIFITAFSQYSLQALNKSASYYILKPIDIQELILAVNKVAESIEKQEELNRNKILLENLKLKPEKQQLILPTLQGFDVVKTEDIIRLQADGNFTQVYLTDGSKKMVCRFLKHFDDLLENPFVRVHRSHIINTSFVKSYHKSGTVMLADDMEIEVSGSFKDNFLKVFS, encoded by the coding sequence ATGAAGATCAAAGCCGTAATTGTAGATGATGAACTGATCGCAAGAGAAGTCTTGAGAAGCTATCTCACCAAATACTGCCCACAGGTAGAAATTCTGGGAGAAGCGGAAAATATTAAAGAAGCTGTCCCTTTAATTGCTGAAAAGCAGCCTCAATTGGTTTTTTTAGACGTAGAAATGCCTTTTGGAAATGCTTTTGATGTCTTGGAAGCTACCAAAGAATTTTCCTATGAAACGATTTTCATTACTGCATTTTCGCAATACTCTTTACAGGCTTTAAATAAGTCTGCAAGTTATTATATTCTAAAACCTATTGATATTCAGGAACTCATTCTGGCAGTTAACAAAGTTGCAGAAAGCATAGAAAAACAGGAAGAACTCAACCGGAATAAAATTCTGTTGGAAAACTTAAAATTAAAACCTGAAAAACAACAGCTTATCCTTCCAACATTGCAGGGATTTGACGTGGTAAAAACAGAAGATATAATAAGGCTTCAGGCAGACGGAAACTTTACCCAGGTTTATCTTACGGATGGCTCAAAGAAAATGGTGTGCAGGTTTTTGAAACATTTTGATGATCTTCTGGAAAATCCCTTTGTAAGGGTACACCGTTCTCATATCATCAATACATCATTTGTAAAATCTTACCATAAAAGCGGAACAGTAATGCTTGCCGATGACATGGAAATAGAGGTTTCAGGAAGCTTTAAAGACAATTTTCTGAAGGTCTTTTCCTAG